ACGTATATGGCGAAGCCGTTAGAACAGAATCGTAAATGGTATGTTGTCGATGCAGAAGGACAAACGCTTGGTCGTCTTGCGACTGAAGTAGCGTCAATTCTGCGCGGTAAACATAAGCCTACGTTCACACCGAACGTAGATACAGGAGATTACATCATCGTCATCAACGCAAGCAAGATCCAATTAACAGGAAACAAGCTTCAAGACAAAATGTACTATCGTCATTCGCAGCACCCAGGCGGATTGAAAGAAACATCAGCATATGAAATGCGTGAAAAACACCCTGACCGTATGATCAAGCTTGCTGTGAAAGGCATGCTTCCAAAAGGTCCATTGGGTCGTCAAATGGCTAAAAAACTAAACGTATACGGTGGCAGTGAGCATCCTCATGCAGCACAATCACCAGAAGTTTACGAACTAAAAGGTTAAAGGAGGGACTACTTAAATGGCTACACTTCA
Above is a window of Litoribacterium kuwaitense DNA encoding:
- the rplM gene encoding 50S ribosomal protein L13; the protein is MRQTYMAKPLEQNRKWYVVDAEGQTLGRLATEVASILRGKHKPTFTPNVDTGDYIIVINASKIQLTGNKLQDKMYYRHSQHPGGLKETSAYEMREKHPDRMIKLAVKGMLPKGPLGRQMAKKLNVYGGSEHPHAAQSPEVYELKG